A single window of Thermodesulfatator atlanticus DSM 21156 DNA harbors:
- a CDS encoding ATP-binding protein, with protein MKRLLAEQGKRKHSIIVGPRQVGKTCVLKLLYQEICKVQGHKGLFIDADIFSEYESIATYESALNTFRLHGYQEDSPEKFFVFLDEFQRYEDLSMVLKNLYDHHPNIKVYATGSSSLTIKHRIQESLAGRKLLHYLYPLDFEEYLSFVEDDKALKLLPNVSLLQGKDLDDVIKPLLLRLYEFLQFGGYPEVVLQEREKDKKEVLKSIFDLFVKKDLVEYLQIKKLRELKEMIIFLAINNGQKIKYENIATITGFSLKTAKNYLELLSEVFLIQIIRPFYTNKNKELTKIPKVYFIDPGVSNFFINNFNDPRYRQDGGQLFETFVLGELLKTGLDREEIKFWQDKSRHEVDFIVDKISFQVAIEAKFKTKLKPMDLRGLKAFKKNYPESKVFLINLGKQKKNDINFILPFNIVWSMANACSV; from the coding sequence TTGAAAAGACTTTTAGCTGAGCAGGGCAAAAGGAAACACTCAATTATTGTTGGCCCCAGGCAGGTGGGCAAGACCTGTGTGCTAAAACTTCTTTATCAAGAGATTTGCAAGGTACAAGGGCACAAAGGCCTATTTATAGACGCAGATATTTTTTCAGAATACGAGTCTATAGCAACTTATGAGTCTGCGTTAAATACCTTTCGGTTGCACGGCTACCAGGAAGATTCTCCTGAGAAATTCTTTGTATTTTTAGATGAGTTCCAGCGTTATGAAGATCTTTCTATGGTATTAAAAAACTTATACGACCACCATCCAAACATCAAAGTTTATGCCACTGGGTCATCATCTTTGACCATTAAACATCGTATTCAAGAATCTTTGGCTGGAAGAAAACTCTTGCATTATTTATATCCTCTTGATTTTGAAGAATATTTATCCTTTGTAGAAGACGATAAGGCGTTGAAGCTATTGCCAAATGTTTCTTTATTGCAAGGGAAAGATCTTGATGATGTTATTAAGCCTCTTCTTTTGAGACTTTATGAGTTTTTGCAGTTCGGTGGCTATCCAGAAGTTGTTCTTCAAGAAAGAGAAAAAGATAAAAAAGAAGTTTTAAAGAGTATTTTTGATCTATTTGTCAAAAAGGACCTGGTGGAATATTTACAGATCAAAAAATTGAGAGAGCTTAAAGAAATGATAATTTTTCTGGCTATAAACAATGGTCAGAAAATTAAATATGAGAATATAGCAACCATTACGGGATTTTCTCTGAAAACTGCCAAGAACTATCTGGAACTTTTGTCAGAAGTTTTTCTTATCCAGATAATTAGGCCCTTTTATACAAATAAAAATAAAGAACTGACTAAAATACCCAAAGTTTATTTTATTGATCCTGGTGTATCCAATTTTTTTATAAACAACTTTAATGATCCTAGATATCGTCAAGACGGAGGCCAGCTTTTTGAAACCTTTGTTTTGGGTGAACTTTTAAAGACTGGTTTAGATAGAGAAGAGATAAAATTCTGGCAAGATAAATCTCGTCATGAGGTAGATTTTATTGTGGATAAAATAAGCTTTCAGGTAGCCATAGAAGCTAAGTTTAAAACCAAACTAAAACCCATGGATCTAAGAGGACTAAAGGCCTTTAAAAAGAACTATCCCGAAAGTAAAGTCTTTCTGATAAATCTTGGAAAACAGAAAAAGAACGATATCAATTTTATTTTGCCTTTTAATATTGTTTGGTCTATGGCTAATGCTTGCTCGGTTTGA
- a CDS encoding ATP-binding protein, translating to MDEKYLPRTLEKRILKVSEQFPALLLTGPRQVGKTTLLLHLLEPERGYVSLDDLALRALANEDPALFLQRFPPPVLIDEIQYAPNLLPYIKLEIDRQKAKPGLFWLTGSQQFLLMSSITESLAGRVAIINLLGFSMREEDQREEPEEPFLPTPENIFEREKSGALFTLSEIFKRIWRGSFPALVTNKIKERDLFYSSYVQTYLQRDVSDLAQVGNKEAFYRFLKACAARTAQILNLSELARDADISVTTAKNWLSILQASFQVFLLPPYASNITKRLVKRPKLYFLDTGLAAYLTEWSTPDTLAAGAMAGAFFETFVLTEILKSWWHRLYSPAIFYFRNKDKREVDFLIKKDQKIYPIEAKLGATPKKEWIKSFATLKVLKEEIGPGCVISLTNMVFPFDKKNYAIPVGII from the coding sequence ATGGACGAAAAATACCTTCCACGCACGCTTGAAAAGCGTATTTTAAAAGTAAGCGAACAATTCCCTGCCCTTTTGTTGACTGGTCCAAGGCAGGTGGGCAAGACCACCCTTCTTCTCCATCTCCTTGAACCAGAGCGTGGCTACGTATCTCTTGATGATCTAGCCCTGCGGGCTCTGGCCAACGAAGATCCTGCCCTTTTTTTGCAGCGTTTTCCGCCCCCGGTTTTAATAGACGAAATCCAATATGCGCCCAATCTCTTACCCTATATCAAGCTTGAGATTGACAGGCAAAAGGCAAAGCCTGGTCTTTTTTGGCTTACAGGTTCGCAGCAATTTTTGCTCATGTCCTCTATTACAGAAAGCCTTGCGGGCAGGGTGGCTATTATAAATCTCCTTGGATTCTCTATGAGAGAAGAAGACCAAAGAGAAGAGCCTGAAGAACCTTTTCTACCCACCCCAGAAAACATTTTTGAGAGAGAAAAAAGCGGTGCTTTGTTTACTCTTTCTGAAATCTTTAAACGCATCTGGCGAGGAAGCTTTCCTGCACTTGTTACAAACAAAATAAAAGAACGGGATCTGTTTTATAGCTCCTATGTGCAAACTTATCTGCAGCGAGACGTAAGCGATTTGGCCCAAGTAGGCAATAAAGAAGCCTTTTATCGGTTCTTAAAGGCCTGTGCTGCGCGCACGGCCCAAATACTTAATTTGTCTGAGCTAGCCCGTGATGCGGATATCAGTGTAACCACCGCTAAAAATTGGCTTTCCATTCTTCAGGCAAGCTTTCAGGTCTTTCTCCTTCCACCATACGCCAGCAATATAACCAAACGTCTAGTTAAAAGGCCTAAACTGTATTTTTTAGATACAGGACTTGCCGCTTATCTCACCGAATGGTCAACCCCAGACACCCTTGCCGCAGGGGCCATGGCCGGTGCTTTTTTTGAAACTTTTGTTCTCACAGAAATTCTTAAAAGCTGGTGGCACAGGCTTTATTCGCCTGCAATCTTTTACTTTCGCAACAAGGACAAACGTGAGGTAGATTTTCTAATCAAAAAAGACCAAAAAATCTATCCTATAGAAGCAAAATTAGGTGCTACGCCTAAAAAAGAATGGATTAAAAGCTTTGCCACTTTAAAAGTTTTAAAAGAAGAAATTGGCCCTGGTTGTGTTATTTCTCTGACCAATATGGTCTTTCCTTTTGATAAGAAAAACTACGCCATTCCAGTAGGGATTATTTAG
- a CDS encoding IS5 family transposase produces MFKKDNSPITIGEHLIYQNLSEDILYRINKLIDWKPFESILGKLYPSKVGRKAYNPVLMLKILIIQQIYGHSDPEMELMLKGNLFYRRFLGISAVDPVPDYSTISRFRSNLKSMNLYRECFNELKRQLAKKGFELKTGKIIDARLGKAARNPGKDEDASFTKKGKKTVYGYKDHIAVDPKSEFVTEFVCTPANVHDSQVLEELLEGEEKAIFADKAYDSREVRQKCRQEERYCGVLYKGCRGRSLSKKQKKLNKIFSRIRSKVEKVFGIFSLHLNRTKARYEGLFANEIHLFLTCFTYNVLNLTWHFRRGEVF; encoded by the coding sequence ATGTTTAAAAAAGACAATTCTCCTATCACTATCGGCGAACATCTTATCTATCAAAATCTCTCTGAAGATATCCTCTATCGCATTAATAAACTTATCGATTGGAAACCTTTCGAATCCATCCTCGGCAAACTTTACCCCTCTAAAGTCGGACGCAAAGCCTACAACCCCGTCCTTATGCTCAAAATCCTTATCATTCAGCAAATCTATGGCCATTCTGATCCCGAAATGGAACTCATGCTTAAAGGCAATCTCTTCTATCGCCGCTTCCTGGGCATCTCCGCTGTCGATCCTGTCCCTGACTACTCTACCATCTCCCGTTTCCGTTCTAACCTCAAATCCATGAACCTTTACCGCGAATGTTTTAACGAGCTCAAGCGCCAGCTTGCTAAAAAGGGCTTTGAGCTCAAAACAGGAAAGATTATTGACGCTCGCCTGGGCAAAGCAGCAAGGAATCCCGGCAAAGATGAAGATGCTTCTTTTACCAAAAAGGGCAAAAAGACGGTCTATGGTTACAAGGATCATATCGCCGTTGACCCAAAGTCTGAGTTTGTGACGGAATTTGTGTGCACCCCGGCCAACGTGCATGATTCCCAGGTACTTGAGGAGTTGCTTGAAGGAGAGGAGAAGGCCATATTTGCGGATAAAGCTTATGATAGCCGAGAAGTACGCCAGAAGTGTCGGCAAGAAGAAAGATATTGTGGGGTGTTGTATAAAGGTTGTCGTGGGCGGTCTCTTTCGAAGAAACAGAAGAAGCTGAATAAGATATTTTCGCGGATCAGGAGCAAAGTGGAAAAAGTCTTTGGGATATTCAGCCTGCATCTTAATCGGACAAAGGCCAGGTATGAAGGGCTTTTTGCCAATGAGATACATCTGTTTTTGACATGTTTTACCTACAATGTGCTTAATCTTACCTGGCACTTTAGGAGAGGAGAAGTTTTTTAA
- the cmr4 gene encoding type III-B CRISPR module RAMP protein Cmr4: MSDTFMPFKTKKYLAIAKEPVFVGTGGYRIGRVDNTIVRDPATNLPKIPGSTISGNARYYSWLSYKSESMNLNLGCSKGKKTEEQDPCGECPVCLTYGFVKDKKAHSGLAYFSDARILFFPVPTMIGTVWLTSDEIVNEFIETGGDTISVENNSFLYSQSLENSLPQNNEGKKILNFGWIMLEASNSINPEIWQIKKDTDDDEVANLTEILNRINKRVCVVSENVFHHIVNSNLETRTSVSINPVTGAAESGALFTYEALPRGTVFILDVTYENPVNYMKDEPIEIVIGTVKKGFKLFSSLGIGGMGTRGFGKIEIIDSWLDEKKYWQKVKNFIEKLSSDIDKLVAEINELNRKIEAEEDDNKKEEMTKEKDKLEKEKQAVEKKKSLWINYAYQLKTKLTGESTKYEEIIKILDEIIELNGGINNGES; this comes from the coding sequence ATGTCTGATACATTTATGCCTTTTAAGACTAAAAAATACCTTGCCATTGCAAAAGAACCTGTATTTGTCGGAACAGGTGGATATAGAATAGGAAGAGTTGATAACACCATAGTTAGAGACCCTGCAACAAATCTTCCTAAAATTCCAGGTTCTACAATTTCGGGAAATGCAAGATATTACAGCTGGCTTTCATATAAATCGGAAAGCATGAATTTAAATCTTGGTTGTTCAAAAGGTAAGAAAACCGAAGAGCAAGACCCTTGCGGAGAATGTCCTGTTTGCCTTACCTACGGATTTGTTAAAGACAAAAAGGCACATTCAGGGCTTGCCTATTTTTCAGATGCAAGAATTTTATTTTTCCCTGTTCCCACAATGATTGGAACAGTATGGCTTACTTCTGATGAAATTGTAAACGAGTTTATTGAAACTGGTGGAGACACAATTTCTGTGGAAAATAACTCTTTCCTTTATTCTCAATCCCTTGAAAATTCTTTACCTCAGAATAACGAAGGAAAAAAGATTTTAAATTTTGGCTGGATAATGCTTGAAGCTTCCAATTCTATTAATCCTGAAATTTGGCAGATAAAAAAAGATACAGATGACGATGAAGTGGCAAACTTAACCGAAATTTTAAATAGAATAAACAAAAGAGTTTGCGTTGTCTCAGAAAATGTTTTTCATCACATTGTTAATTCTAACCTTGAAACAAGAACATCTGTTTCTATAAATCCGGTAACCGGTGCAGCAGAAAGTGGAGCATTATTTACCTATGAAGCACTGCCAAGAGGGACGGTTTTTATTCTTGATGTTACTTATGAAAATCCCGTGAACTACATGAAAGATGAGCCAATAGAAATAGTAATCGGTACAGTTAAGAAAGGATTTAAACTTTTTTCTTCTCTTGGTATTGGAGGAATGGGAACAAGAGGCTTTGGAAAAATTGAGATTATAGATAGCTGGCTTGATGAGAAGAAATATTGGCAAAAGGTAAAGAACTTCATTGAAAAGTTGAGCAGTGATATAGATAAGTTGGTGGCAGAGATTAATGAATTAAATCGAAAAATAGAAGCTGAAGAGGATGATAATAAAAAAGAAGAAATGACGAAAGAGAAAGATAAATTGGAGAAAGAGAAGCAGGCTGTTGAAAAAAAGAAATCTCTTTGGATAAATTATGCTTATCAACTAAAAACCAAACTAACAGGGGAATCCACCAAATATGAGGAAATTATAAAAATTCTTGATGAGATAATTGAGCTTAATGGAGGTATAAATAATGGAGAAAGTTAA
- a CDS encoding CRISPR-associated protein Csx11: protein MALKDLVDKRKDVLFAEIGALIHDLGKLSKEFVEGKDDYEEKDKDNVKKFRHEKIYVDLDVLLNTGTITLTNNNFIRKLLDLIVKKEPLKRLIQLKDKINQISSEIVTANDLPQWAKNDSILKNLDGVSKRDLDNFIQQLSDNTTFLKYSYIKSQFFVLPNNLLEQVYAIQIGIEEGKTWPMVLLPLQHHRSDKKAFGFDITNLPQEMKLILAPDGADGIDSAIDKMVTNHDIAKQSKDYTYISTAFGYENKKIDLTLEDTDENSPTKIRNEYANKLADILEDLKNNSDNIQNWINKRKELLKETRKAFLNALGETRRPANDVTLWDHSFSVGSLYKAAIAEVVINGWKAPKDIKWKLLGIRFDGNDFYNAVPKIGDVLGRKALVQKVLDNIKILLEVIIPIGNEIYRDENGSVFLVPETCENNKILEIDDDVWNSIKFLELPAELDYNGSWNEKSLKDIIYNCSNIKELIEKLSSFMCQGIITPQIVLSESSRGALNLGKILSKKRKWEPDIERLKQKWNGKTEGYEKCTVCNLKPVPLTEEEYESLKNRNWNELAEEEKNRMKAYERKECLDCLKLSSNRVEEWYKNENWKRESPEKPSFDTTIWVDEVADENDRVGLIYLKFDLEKWLNGEMLNTFLSIPFLEKEYEYNELIEKLEIIFEEKSFNDSIELTKKDGTTISKNVKEFLKSFVFIKNEQNPEEVFKSIIESREPDWQQDYPCPSDATPGDNKHKAAVFLLHATRKHPSFARLRRIWQTTKNFGIDIFEEVKEKLNTKERYMLEVTDSPNLKITHTYYFKDEKGNKGEIVVLESNKAAVISVSKDFTPISEQPLYIFRDKFFKNLIGNLRINNIEKKQYTAITPYQFEPSNTMFFVPLKEVWEIIKDIKKKYEIEFSKVQNRLPIKVGFVAFHKRTPMYAVLDTARRLMELKNSRPELIKVCKISESETEESCRLFEGKLGNKVKKIKFENEEVYYFSYSTGDPNKEDLFHPYFIVENNNGWKVPISKNKNKEWKTIKHVKNLQTDDEVWFYTSYFDFIYLDTNTRRLDVGKERKHWLFKKKSPKPYRLKQIEEFENLRELLLNKLKLTSSQLLNAYGMLIEKLQNWEVDKTDNFPITDRLFEEFVENVILSIPFRLKLKEETKKGQISRKDFEFLKKTMLNGVFFDFIDMWHTVLKRKFNEEEQNV, encoded by the coding sequence ATGGCACTGAAAGATTTAGTTGATAAAAGAAAAGATGTTCTTTTTGCTGAAATCGGAGCGTTGATTCATGATTTGGGAAAGTTGAGTAAGGAGTTTGTGGAGGGGAAAGATGACTATGAGGAAAAAGATAAGGATAATGTAAAGAAATTCCGTCACGAAAAAATATATGTTGATTTAGATGTATTGTTGAATACAGGAACTATCACTCTCACAAATAACAACTTTATTAGAAAATTATTGGACTTAATAGTAAAAAAGGAGCCTTTAAAAAGGTTAATTCAACTAAAAGATAAGATTAATCAAATTAGTTCGGAAATAGTAACAGCAAACGATCTTCCTCAATGGGCTAAAAACGACTCTATTTTAAAAAACTTGGATGGAGTTTCTAAAAGGGATCTGGATAACTTTATACAACAATTGTCAGATAACACTACATTTCTGAAATATTCTTATATAAAATCGCAGTTCTTTGTTTTGCCAAATAATCTTTTAGAGCAAGTTTATGCTATACAAATAGGAATAGAAGAAGGAAAAACTTGGCCTATGGTGTTATTGCCCCTCCAACACCATAGAAGCGACAAAAAAGCATTTGGCTTTGATATTACAAATCTACCCCAAGAAATGAAATTAATTTTGGCTCCCGATGGTGCCGACGGCATAGACTCTGCCATTGATAAAATGGTAACAAACCATGATATTGCAAAACAATCAAAAGACTACACTTATATTTCAACCGCCTTCGGGTATGAAAATAAAAAAATTGATTTAACTTTAGAAGACACAGATGAAAATTCTCCAACAAAAATCAGAAATGAGTATGCTAATAAACTTGCAGATATTCTTGAGGATTTAAAAAACAATTCGGATAACATTCAAAACTGGATTAACAAAAGAAAAGAGCTTTTAAAAGAAACCAGAAAAGCTTTCTTAAATGCCCTTGGAGAAACAAGAAGGCCTGCAAACGATGTAACCCTGTGGGATCACTCTTTCTCTGTTGGTTCTCTTTATAAAGCTGCTATTGCTGAAGTTGTAATAAATGGCTGGAAAGCACCGAAAGATATTAAGTGGAAATTACTTGGCATAAGGTTTGATGGGAATGATTTTTATAATGCAGTTCCTAAAATAGGAGATGTCCTTGGCAGAAAAGCACTTGTTCAGAAAGTACTTGATAACATTAAAATTCTTCTTGAAGTGATTATACCAATTGGAAACGAGATTTACAGAGATGAAAACGGCAGTGTTTTTCTTGTTCCGGAAACTTGCGAAAATAACAAGATTTTAGAAATAGACGATGATGTATGGAATTCCATTAAATTCTTAGAATTACCAGCAGAATTGGATTATAATGGCAGCTGGAATGAGAAAAGTTTAAAAGATATCATTTACAATTGTTCTAATATAAAAGAACTTATTGAAAAGTTATCATCTTTTATGTGTCAAGGAATTATTACACCCCAAATTGTCCTTTCAGAATCATCTCGGGGAGCGTTGAATCTTGGGAAAATTCTATCAAAAAAGAGAAAATGGGAACCTGATATAGAAAGATTAAAACAAAAATGGAATGGTAAAACGGAAGGTTATGAAAAATGCACGGTTTGTAATCTAAAGCCTGTTCCATTAACAGAGGAAGAATATGAAAGCTTAAAAAATAGGAATTGGAATGAACTTGCTGAAGAAGAAAAGAACAGAATGAAAGCCTATGAGAGAAAAGAATGTCTGGATTGTCTTAAACTGTCTTCAAACAGAGTTGAAGAATGGTATAAAAACGAAAATTGGAAAAGAGAAAGTCCTGAAAAGCCCTCTTTTGATACAACTATCTGGGTTGATGAAGTTGCAGATGAAAATGATAGAGTGGGCTTAATTTATCTTAAATTTGACCTTGAAAAATGGCTTAACGGAGAAATGCTTAATACATTTTTAAGTATTCCTTTTCTTGAAAAGGAGTATGAGTATAATGAGTTAATTGAGAAACTTGAAATAATTTTTGAAGAAAAATCTTTTAACGATTCAATTGAACTGACAAAAAAAGACGGAACAACAATCAGTAAAAATGTAAAAGAATTCTTAAAATCTTTTGTATTTATTAAAAATGAGCAAAATCCTGAAGAAGTTTTTAAATCAATTATTGAAAGCAGAGAACCAGATTGGCAGCAGGATTACCCTTGCCCCTCAGACGCTACTCCTGGAGATAATAAACATAAAGCAGCTGTTTTCCTTTTGCATGCAACCCGTAAACATCCATCTTTTGCCCGTTTAAGGAGAATCTGGCAAACAACAAAGAATTTTGGAATTGACATATTTGAAGAAGTAAAAGAAAAGCTCAACACTAAGGAAAGATATATGCTTGAGGTTACAGATTCTCCTAATCTCAAAATCACTCACACATACTATTTCAAAGATGAAAAAGGCAATAAAGGAGAAATTGTAGTTTTAGAAAGCAATAAAGCTGCTGTAATCTCAGTATCTAAAGACTTTACTCCAATAAGTGAGCAACCCCTTTACATTTTCAGGGATAAGTTTTTTAAAAACCTAATTGGCAACTTAAGAATAAATAATATAGAAAAAAAACAATATACGGCAATTACTCCCTACCAATTTGAACCCTCAAATACGATGTTCTTTGTTCCTCTTAAAGAGGTTTGGGAGATTATTAAGGACATTAAAAAGAAATACGAAATTGAGTTCAGCAAAGTTCAAAACAGACTTCCTATAAAGGTTGGTTTTGTTGCTTTTCATAAAAGAACACCGATGTATGCCGTGCTTGATACTGCAAGAAGATTGATGGAATTAAAAAATTCCCGCCCTGAACTTATTAAAGTGTGTAAAATTTCTGAATCAGAAACTGAAGAAAGTTGTAGGTTATTTGAAGGTAAGCTTGGGAATAAAGTTAAAAAAATTAAATTTGAGAATGAAGAGGTTTATTACTTTTCCTATTCTACCGGCGATCCAAATAAAGAAGACCTTTTCCATCCCTATTTCATAGTGGAGAACAACAACGGATGGAAGGTGCCTATAAGTAAAAATAAAAATAAAGAATGGAAAACTATCAAGCATGTTAAAAACTTACAGACAGACGATGAAGTCTGGTTTTATACTTCCTACTTTGATTTTATTTATCTTGATACAAATACAAGAAGGCTTGATGTTGGAAAAGAAAGAAAACACTGGCTATTTAAGAAAAAATCACCAAAACCTTATAGGTTAAAGCAGATTGAAGAATTTGAAAACTTGAGAGAATTACTGCTTAATAAATTAAAATTGACTTCTTCTCAACTTCTTAATGCTTATGGAATGCTTATTGAAAAACTTCAAAATTGGGAAGTAGATAAAACTGATAACTTTCCAATTACAGATAGACTTTTTGAAGAGTTTGTTGAGAATGTGATTTTAAGCATTCCATTTAGATTAAAGTTAAAAGAAGAAACAAAGAAAGGGCAGATTAGCAGGAAAGATTTTGAGTTTTTGAAAAAAACCATGTTAAACGGTGTGTTTTTTGACTTCATTGATATGTGGCATACTGTCTTAAAAAGAAAATTTAATGAGGAGGAGCAAAATGTCTGA
- a CDS encoding RAMP superfamily CRISPR-associated protein: protein MKMKYDFYSFLKSEKLDRISYNRFKNNQNLYFIHSKRDKLWSNKPGGNYSLYFRNKCFAYNLCPDEIWERLNILKSDIKLVKTLKFSLTLTSNLYTASENKFYSIDNQVAKEKPTGLPVLKGSSLKGALRQAAIDLIEKELLEKNYGKKFNEYTEQPEEKIIEQEETEIDRFFFKKRADLVKLFGNEKGISWFTFKSLLATGGIKKVSEMEKTLKRISNAFEVYLKNKNIVNSEEVCRGRLIFSDLHFTKVALDVITPLKRETKTPKSGPIYYEVVPSGEKTEGVIIWSPFDLIASGETEESINKEWEEDKKIVQAAFEKLQKIGIGAKTKDGWGRFEVHWEE from the coding sequence ATGAAAATGAAATATGATTTTTATTCCTTTTTGAAGTCTGAAAAACTGGATAGAATTTCATATAATCGGTTTAAAAATAACCAAAATTTGTATTTTATTCATTCCAAACGAGATAAGTTATGGAGTAATAAACCGGGGGGAAATTATTCCTTATATTTTAGAAATAAATGTTTTGCATACAATCTTTGCCCTGATGAAATATGGGAAAGATTAAATATATTGAAAAGTGATATTAAGTTGGTAAAAACACTGAAATTCTCTCTAACTCTTACTTCAAACCTTTACACCGCATCAGAAAACAAGTTTTATTCAATAGACAATCAAGTCGCAAAGGAAAAACCAACAGGGCTTCCTGTACTTAAAGGAAGTTCGCTAAAAGGAGCATTAAGGCAGGCGGCAATTGATTTAATTGAAAAAGAATTGTTAGAAAAAAATTATGGGAAAAAATTTAATGAATACACAGAACAACCAGAAGAAAAAATTATTGAGCAAGAAGAAACTGAAATAGATAGATTTTTCTTTAAAAAAAGAGCTGATCTTGTAAAACTGTTTGGGAATGAAAAAGGGATAAGCTGGTTTACATTTAAAAGTCTTCTTGCAACAGGAGGTATAAAAAAAGTTAGTGAAATGGAAAAAACTCTCAAAAGAATTTCAAACGCTTTTGAAGTTTATTTAAAAAATAAAAATATAGTAAACAGCGAAGAGGTATGTCGGGGAAGGTTAATATTTTCCGATTTGCATTTTACAAAGGTAGCTCTTGATGTAATTACACCACTTAAAAGAGAAACAAAAACGCCAAAATCAGGTCCTATTTATTATGAAGTTGTTCCATCCGGAGAAAAAACAGAAGGGGTAATTATTTGGTCCCCTTTTGATTTAATTGCAAGTGGAGAAACAGAGGAGAGCATTAATAAGGAATGGGAAGAAGATAAAAAAATAGTTCAAGCTGCTTTTGAAAAATTACAAAAAATTGGAATAGGTGCAAAAACAAAAGACGGCTGGGGAAGATTTGAGGTTCACTGGGAGGAATAA
- the cmr1 gene encoding type III-B CRISPR module RAMP protein Cmr1: MKKFKVKIRTITPLWTGDLEGKSEKLKLTGIIGSLRWWFEALVRGMGYYACDITSEKSDEKCKIDIKKPEDVLTIYEKICPVCFLFGTTGWKSRFSLTVDEDRLGQPFEGKINVRLSKDKKHKGWHYEAGLMGNATLVFQYDEFYLKEDLKFSEVLPSIIKILLYLIQEYGMLGAKTSMGYGVVRFKTDGSELSIKEGDWKNFTNFLALFDNKFNPDQIDDNDRKRKIKNNLKNLPNLKDMFFIKLKINDNFDNILENIKSFYRLQDGIVEDDIDKWKDSGWLITSPVVRNCLRCIFRGKHSDKECKFLRSCTRNYWWDKRNNQPNKNYNGDKTIDVLSLPENKTRNIRHFLTGSTQEPEFSVIQVSHVYTTNKNLEFRIYGWLPDKQPLKDKVQNILNLLSQLFNDVPWREKLPSQIQQGICWQGRNLKLLHSCENIQRLFSQEGENQ, encoded by the coding sequence ATGAAAAAATTCAAAGTAAAAATAAGGACTATTACGCCCCTATGGACGGGGGATTTAGAGGGTAAGAGTGAAAAATTAAAGCTTACTGGGATAATTGGTTCTCTAAGATGGTGGTTTGAAGCATTGGTTAGAGGAATGGGATATTATGCCTGTGATATCACATCAGAAAAATCTGATGAGAAGTGCAAAATTGATATCAAAAAACCTGAGGATGTCTTAACTATTTACGAAAAAATATGTCCTGTATGTTTCCTTTTCGGTACAACAGGATGGAAAAGTAGATTTTCATTGACCGTTGATGAAGATAGATTGGGGCAGCCGTTTGAAGGTAAAATCAATGTTAGATTATCCAAAGACAAAAAACATAAGGGATGGCACTATGAAGCTGGTCTTATGGGAAACGCAACGCTCGTTTTTCAGTATGATGAATTCTATTTAAAAGAAGATTTAAAGTTTAGTGAAGTTTTACCATCTATTATCAAAATTCTTTTGTATTTAATCCAGGAATACGGGATGCTTGGTGCAAAAACTTCTATGGGATATGGAGTGGTTAGGTTTAAAACTGATGGTAGTGAACTTTCAATTAAAGAAGGCGATTGGAAGAATTTTACTAATTTTTTAGCATTGTTTGATAATAAATTCAATCCAGACCAAATTGATGACAATGATAGAAAGAGAAAAATTAAAAATAATTTAAAAAATCTTCCAAATTTAAAAGATATGTTTTTCATAAAGCTTAAGATTAACGATAATTTTGATAATATTTTGGAAAACATCAAATCATTTTACAGACTTCAAGATGGCATTGTTGAGGATGATATAGATAAGTGGAAAGATTCAGGATGGCTTATAACTTCTCCTGTAGTAAGGAATTGTTTAAGATGTATTTTTAGAGGTAAACATTCTGATAAAGAATGTAAATTCTTAAGAAGTTGTACGAGAAATTATTGGTGGGATAAAAGGAATAATCAGCCAAATAAGAACTATAATGGTGATAAGACAATTGATGTATTGAGTTTACCTGAAAATAAAACAAGAAATATTCGCCATTTTCTAACGGGAAGCACGCAAGAACCTGAATTTTCTGTAATTCAGGTCTCTCATGTTTACACAACTAACAAAAATCTTGAATTTAGAATTTACGGCTGGCTGCCAGATAAACAACCTCTTAAAGACAAGGTGCAGAATATTTTAAATCTTCTGTCTCAACTTTTTAATGATGTGCCTTGGAGAGAAAAATTACCATCACAAATTCAACAAGGAATATGCTGGCAAGGTAGGAATTTAAAATTGTTGCATAGTTGTGAAAACATACAAAGGCTATTCTCTCAAGAAGGAGAAAACCAATGA